Proteins encoded together in one Xiphophorus maculatus strain JP 163 A chromosome 13, X_maculatus-5.0-male, whole genome shotgun sequence window:
- the LOC102220667 gene encoding sodium bicarbonate cotransporter 3-like isoform X1 gives MDDSREQMNPLLSRGLDEEALVDHGKTSFTTLSNYETEDLESHRAVYVGVHVPFGRGSKRRHRHRERRHHRKKKDRDYEEGKEDGRESPSYDTPSQRVQFILGTEDDDLEHIPHDLFTELDELSFRDGGATEWRETARWLKFEEDVEDGGERWSKPYVATLSLHSLFELRSCILNGTVMLDMRANSIEEIADMVIDSMVASGQLKEDLRAKVREAMLKKHHHQNERKLSNRIPLVRSIADIGKKHSDPLLLERNGEGLSSSRLSLHKPGLASSVSNLSQRRESRVSVLLNHLLPSSSSNTGLSPGPSPHSTPQNTPLSFRRSHLSPSQTHCTGPGPQGIPEVVVSPPEDDEPANSAEEDAVSPQLTRRTSSASQNHELLPLEGPMVSPHSLPNNLDGNKSMERRPSKVGVSRESSSVDFSKVDMNFMKKIPPGAEASNVLVGEVDFLEKPIIAFVRLSPAVLITGLTEVPVPTRFLFLLLGPHGKGPQYHEIGRSMATLMTDEIFHDVAYKAKDRTDLLSGLDEFLDQVTVLPPGEWDPTIRIEPPKNVPSQMKRKRPSHPNGSAPPAGELEKEDDHHAGPELQRTGRIFGGLFLDVKRKVPFYWSDIKDSLNLQCLASILFLYCACMSPVITFGGLLGEATKGNISAIESLFGASLTGVAYSLFAGQPLTILGSTGPVLVFEKILFKFCKDYGLSYLSLRTSIGLWTAFLCILLVATDASSLVCYITRFTEEAFAALICIIFIYEALEKLFHLGEYYPVNMHNNLDNLTFYSCQCSPPANASDQLLQQWNRTGYNSSDSIPWSNLNVSMCKLLDGEFVGPACGHHGPYIPDVLFWSIILFFTTFFLSSFLKQFKTETYFPTKVRSTISDFAVFLTIMIMVLVDYLMGIPSPKLHVPDRFEPTSKHRGWLMDPLGENPWWTLLVAAVPALLCTILIFMDQQITAVIINRKEHKLKKGCGYHLDLLIVAIMLGVCSIMGLPWFVAATVLSISHVNSLKVESGCSAPGEQPKFLGIREQRVTGFMIFTLMGCSVFMTSVLKFIPMPVLYGVFLYMGVSSLKGIQFFDRIKLFGMPAKHQPDLIYLRYVPLWKVHVFTLVQLTCLVLLWVIKASAAAVVFPMMVLALVFIRKLLDLLFTNRELSWLDDLMPESKKKTEDDKKKKAQEKLEEESRLEEEEEEERKMKVRFEGSNRLNIPVNAFSGSSDSDALVVNISDEMVQTAVWKAVNSSAEFCVQPVRRSGSQEKVACVRVDVSPDSPGEGSTTETFL, from the exons GGTCTAGATGAAGAGGCATTGGTTGACCACGGGAAGACCAGCTTCACCACTCTTTCAAACTATGAGACAGAAGATTTGGAAA GTCACAGAGCTGTGTACGTAGGGGTCCACGTTCCATTTGGAAGAGGGAGCAAACGGCGGCACCGCCACAGAGAACGCAGACATCACCGAAAGAAGAAGGACAGAGACTATGAAGAAGGAAAGGAAGATGGAAGAGAGTCCCCCAGTTATG ACACACCTTCACAGAGGGTACAGTTCATCTTAGGAACAGAGGACGATGACCTCGAGCACATCCCCCATGACCTCTTCACTGAGCTGGATGAGCTGTCCTTTAGAGATGGTGGCGCGACTGAGTGGAGAGAGACCGCCAG ATGGTTGAAGTTTGAAGAGGATGTGGAAGACGGTGGAGAGCGGTGGAGTAAGCCCTATGTGGCCACATTATCACTACACAGCTTATTTGAACTACGCAGCTGCATACTGAATGGCACAGTCATGCTGGATATGAGGGCCAACAGTATTGAGGAAATTGCAG ACATGGTCATAGACAGCATGGTGGCATCTGGGCAGTTGAAGGAGGATTTGCGCGCCAAGGTCCGGGAAGCAATGCTGAAGAAACACCACCATCAGAATGAGAGGAAGCTCAGCAATCGCATCCCTCTGGTGCGCTCCATTGCTGACATAGGCAAGAAACATTCTGACCCACTCTTGCTTGAAAGAAACG GAGAGGGCTTGTCCTCCTCACGGCTCTCTCTCCACAAGCCAGGATTGGCCTCCTCCGTCTCCAACCTGTCCCAGAGACGAGAGTCGAGAGTCTCCGTTCTGCTCAACCATCTcctgccctcctcctcctccaacaCTGGGCTGTCTCCGGGCCCCTCTCCCCACAGCACCCCACAAAACACCCCTTTATCTTTTCGCCGCTCCCATCTAAGCCCGTCACAAACCCATTGCACAGGCCCTGGCCCTCAAGGCATACCAGAGGTGGTTGTATCTCCTCCCGAGGATGATGAGCCAGCAAATTCTGCGGAGGAGGACGCAGTGTCTCCACAGCTCACCCGGCGAACATCCTCGGCATCCCAGAACCATGAGCTGCTGCCCTTAGAAG GACCAATGGTGTCTCCGCACTCTCTTCCAAACAATCTGGATGGAAACAAGTCGATGGAGAGGAGGCCATCCAAAGTAGGGGTCAGTAGAGAAAGCAGCAGTGTGGACTTCAGCAAG GTGGACATGAATTTCATGAAAAAGATTCCTCCTGGAGCTGAGGCTTCGAATGTGCTTGTTGGAGAAGTGGACTTTTTAGAGAAGCCTATAATTGCATTTGTACGGTTATCACCAGCAGTCCTTATCACAGGGCTTACTGAGGTACCAGTTCCCACAAG gtttctttttctccttttgggTCCACACGGTAAAGGACCACAGTACCATGAAATTGGCAGATCAATGGCAACACTAATGACAGATGAG ATCTTCCATGATGTGGCTTACAAAGCCAAGGACCGAACAGATCTGCTCTCTGGATTAGATGAGTTCCTTGACCAGGTAACTGTCCTGCCCCCTGGTGAATGGGACCCCACCATCCGAATCGAGCCCCCGAAGAACGTCCCATCTCAG ATGAAGAGAAAGAGACCGTCGCACCCTAATGGTAGTGCACCTCCAGCTGGAGAGCTGGAAAAAGAGGACGATCACCATGCAGGACCTGAGCTTCAAAGGACTGGGAG GATTTTTGGAGGTTTGTTCCTGGATGTGAAGCGGAAAGTGCCCTTCTACTGGAGCGACATCAAGGATTCGCTCAATCTTCAGTGTCTGGCCTCTATTCTTTTTCTCTACTGTGCCTGCATGTCCCCTGTCATCACATTTGGAGGTCTGCTTGGAGAGGCGACGAAAGGCAACATA AGTGCAATAGAATCCCTGTTTGGAGCATCACTGACAGGAGTGGCATACTCACTGTTCGCGGGGCAGCCTCTCACAATTCTTGGAAGCACAGGGCCTGTTTTAGTGTTTGAAAAGATCCTCTTCAAGTTCTGCAA GGATTATGGCCTGTCCTACTTGTCTCTGCGGACCAGCATCGGACTGTGGACGGCTTTCCTGTGCATTTTGCTGGTAGCCACGGATGCAAGCTCGCTGGTCTGCTACATCACCCGCTTCACAGAGGAGGCCTTCGCAGCCCTCATCTGCATAATCTTCATCTACGAGGCTCTGGAGAAGCTCTTTCACCTCGGAGAATATTACCCCGTCAACATGCACAACAATTTAGACAATCTGACTTTTTACTC GTGTCAGTGCTCTCCACCAGCCAATGCATCCGATCAGCTCTTGCAGCAATGGAACCGAACAGGGTACAACAGCTCAGACTCTATACCATGGAGCAACCTCAATGTTTCG ATGTGTAAATTGCTTGATGGGGAGTTTGTGGGTCCTGCCTGTGGTCACCATGGTCCTTACATCCCAGATGTTCTTTTCTGGTCCATTATCCTCTTTTTCACCACCTTCTTTTTATCGTCATTCCTCAAGCAGTTCAAGACAGAGACATACTTCCCCACAAAg GTGCGTTCCACCATCAGTGATTTTGCCGTGTTTTTAACCATAATGATTATGGTGCTTGTGGATTATCTGATGGGGATTCCGAGTCCTAAACTGCATGTCCCGGATCGCTTTGAG CCAACATCAAAGCACAGAGGCTGGCTGATGGATCCATTAGGAGAAAACCCCTGGTGGACGCTGCTGGTGGCAGCGGTTCCTGCTTTACTCTGCACAATCCTCATCTTTATGGACCAGCAGATCACTGCAGTCATCATCAACCGCAAGGAGCACAAGCTGAAG AAAGGATGTGGTTATCACCTGGATCTCCTTATAGTAGCAATAATGCTGGGGGTGTGCTCCATTATGGGCTTGCCATGGTTCGTGGCTGCGACCGTCTTGTCCATCTCCCATGTGAACAGCCTGAAGGTGGAGTCCGGCTGCTCGGCGCCGGGAGAACAGCCCAAGTTTCTGGGCATTCGGGAGCAGCGGGTCACAGGATTCATGATTTTTACCCTCATGGGCTGCTCTGTTTTCATGACCTCGGTGCTGAAG TTCATTCCCATGCCTGTTCTGTATGGAGTTTTTCTCTACATGGGTGTTTCTTCCCTCAAAGGCATTCAG TTCTTTGACAGAATCAAATTGTTTGGCATGCCTGCAAAGCACCAGCCCGATCTGATCTACCTGCGCTACGTGCCGCTCTGGAAGGTTCATGTGTTCACGCTAGTGCAGCTCACCTGTTTGGTGTTGCTATGGGTCATAAAAGCCTCTGCAGCAGCTGTCGTGTTTCCCATGATG GTTTTGGCTCTTGTGTTTATTCGAAAGCTTCTGGACCTTTTGTTTACTAATAGAGAGTTGAGTTGGCTCGATGACCTGATGCCAGAAAGCAAGAAGAAGACAGAGgatgacaagaaaaagaaagcacaagaaAAGCTG GAGGAAGAATCTCGactggaagaggaagaagaagaagagcggAAGATGAAGGTTCGCTTTGAAGGCTCAAACCGGCTGAACATCCCAGTGAACGCGTTCTCAGGAAG TTCTGATTCTGACGCCTTGGTTGTAAATATCTCTGATGAAATGGTCCAAACCGCAGTGTGGAAAGCAGTGAACTCGAGTGCAGAGTTCTGTGTCCAACCTGTGAGGCGTTCAGGAAG CCAAGAGAAGGTGGCCTGTGTAAGAGTTGATGTCAGCCCAGATTCACCAGGAGAGGGCTCCACTACAGAAACCTTCTTGTGA
- the LOC102220667 gene encoding sodium bicarbonate cotransporter 3-like isoform X5, which translates to MDDSREQMNPLLSRGLDEEALVDHGKTSFTTLSNYETEDLESHRAVYVGVHVPFGRGSKRRHRHRERRHHRKKKDRDYEEGKEDGRESPSYDTPSQRVQFILGTEDDDLEHIPHDLFTELDELSFRDGGATEWRETARWLKFEEDVEDGGERWSKPYVATLSLHSLFELRSCILNGTVMLDMRANSIEEIADMVIDSMVASGQLKEDLRAKVREAMLKKHHHQNERKLSNRIPLVRSIADIGKKHSDPLLLERNGEGLSSSRLSLHKPGLASSVSNLSQRRESRVSVLLNHLLPSSSSNTGLSPGPSPHSTPQNTPLSFRRSHLSPSQTHCTGPGPQGIPEVVVSPPEDDEPANSAEEDAVSPQLTRRTSSASQNHELLPLEGPMVSPHSLPNNLDGNKSMERRPSKVGVSRESSSVDFSKVDMNFMKKIPPGAEASNVLVGEVDFLEKPIIAFVRLSPAVLITGLTEVPVPTRFLFLLLGPHGKGPQYHEIGRSMATLMTDEIFHDVAYKAKDRTDLLSGLDEFLDQVTVLPPGEWDPTIRIEPPKNVPSQMKRKRPSHPNGSAPPAGELEKEDDHHAGPELQRTGRIFGGLFLDVKRKVPFYWSDIKDSLNLQCLASILFLYCACMSPVITFGGLLGEATKGNISAIESLFGASLTGVAYSLFAGQPLTILGSTGPVLVFEKILFKFCKDYGLSYLSLRTSIGLWTAFLCILLVATDASSLVCYITRFTEEAFAALICIIFIYEALEKLFHLGEYYPVNMHNNLDNLTFYSCQCSPPANASDQLLQQWNRTGYNSSDSIPWSNLNVSMCKLLDGEFVGPACGHHGPYIPDVLFWSIILFFTTFFLSSFLKQFKTETYFPTKVRSTISDFAVFLTIMIMVLVDYLMGIPSPKLHVPDRFEPTSKHRGWLMDPLGENPWWTLLVAAVPALLCTILIFMDQQITAVIINRKEHKLKKGCGYHLDLLIVAIMLGVCSIMGLPWFVAATVLSISHVNSLKVESGCSAPGEQPKFLGIREQRVTGFMIFTLMGCSVFMTSVLKFIPMPVLYGVFLYMGVSSLKGIQFFDRIKLFGMPAKHQPDLIYLRYVPLWKVHVFTLVQLTCLVLLWVIKASAAAVVFPMMVLALVFIRKLLDLLFTNRELSWLDDLMPESKKKTEDDKKKKAQEKLEEESRLEEEEEEERKMKVRFEGSNRLNIPVNAFSGSQEKVACVRVDVSPDSPGEGSTTETFL; encoded by the exons GGTCTAGATGAAGAGGCATTGGTTGACCACGGGAAGACCAGCTTCACCACTCTTTCAAACTATGAGACAGAAGATTTGGAAA GTCACAGAGCTGTGTACGTAGGGGTCCACGTTCCATTTGGAAGAGGGAGCAAACGGCGGCACCGCCACAGAGAACGCAGACATCACCGAAAGAAGAAGGACAGAGACTATGAAGAAGGAAAGGAAGATGGAAGAGAGTCCCCCAGTTATG ACACACCTTCACAGAGGGTACAGTTCATCTTAGGAACAGAGGACGATGACCTCGAGCACATCCCCCATGACCTCTTCACTGAGCTGGATGAGCTGTCCTTTAGAGATGGTGGCGCGACTGAGTGGAGAGAGACCGCCAG ATGGTTGAAGTTTGAAGAGGATGTGGAAGACGGTGGAGAGCGGTGGAGTAAGCCCTATGTGGCCACATTATCACTACACAGCTTATTTGAACTACGCAGCTGCATACTGAATGGCACAGTCATGCTGGATATGAGGGCCAACAGTATTGAGGAAATTGCAG ACATGGTCATAGACAGCATGGTGGCATCTGGGCAGTTGAAGGAGGATTTGCGCGCCAAGGTCCGGGAAGCAATGCTGAAGAAACACCACCATCAGAATGAGAGGAAGCTCAGCAATCGCATCCCTCTGGTGCGCTCCATTGCTGACATAGGCAAGAAACATTCTGACCCACTCTTGCTTGAAAGAAACG GAGAGGGCTTGTCCTCCTCACGGCTCTCTCTCCACAAGCCAGGATTGGCCTCCTCCGTCTCCAACCTGTCCCAGAGACGAGAGTCGAGAGTCTCCGTTCTGCTCAACCATCTcctgccctcctcctcctccaacaCTGGGCTGTCTCCGGGCCCCTCTCCCCACAGCACCCCACAAAACACCCCTTTATCTTTTCGCCGCTCCCATCTAAGCCCGTCACAAACCCATTGCACAGGCCCTGGCCCTCAAGGCATACCAGAGGTGGTTGTATCTCCTCCCGAGGATGATGAGCCAGCAAATTCTGCGGAGGAGGACGCAGTGTCTCCACAGCTCACCCGGCGAACATCCTCGGCATCCCAGAACCATGAGCTGCTGCCCTTAGAAG GACCAATGGTGTCTCCGCACTCTCTTCCAAACAATCTGGATGGAAACAAGTCGATGGAGAGGAGGCCATCCAAAGTAGGGGTCAGTAGAGAAAGCAGCAGTGTGGACTTCAGCAAG GTGGACATGAATTTCATGAAAAAGATTCCTCCTGGAGCTGAGGCTTCGAATGTGCTTGTTGGAGAAGTGGACTTTTTAGAGAAGCCTATAATTGCATTTGTACGGTTATCACCAGCAGTCCTTATCACAGGGCTTACTGAGGTACCAGTTCCCACAAG gtttctttttctccttttgggTCCACACGGTAAAGGACCACAGTACCATGAAATTGGCAGATCAATGGCAACACTAATGACAGATGAG ATCTTCCATGATGTGGCTTACAAAGCCAAGGACCGAACAGATCTGCTCTCTGGATTAGATGAGTTCCTTGACCAGGTAACTGTCCTGCCCCCTGGTGAATGGGACCCCACCATCCGAATCGAGCCCCCGAAGAACGTCCCATCTCAG ATGAAGAGAAAGAGACCGTCGCACCCTAATGGTAGTGCACCTCCAGCTGGAGAGCTGGAAAAAGAGGACGATCACCATGCAGGACCTGAGCTTCAAAGGACTGGGAG GATTTTTGGAGGTTTGTTCCTGGATGTGAAGCGGAAAGTGCCCTTCTACTGGAGCGACATCAAGGATTCGCTCAATCTTCAGTGTCTGGCCTCTATTCTTTTTCTCTACTGTGCCTGCATGTCCCCTGTCATCACATTTGGAGGTCTGCTTGGAGAGGCGACGAAAGGCAACATA AGTGCAATAGAATCCCTGTTTGGAGCATCACTGACAGGAGTGGCATACTCACTGTTCGCGGGGCAGCCTCTCACAATTCTTGGAAGCACAGGGCCTGTTTTAGTGTTTGAAAAGATCCTCTTCAAGTTCTGCAA GGATTATGGCCTGTCCTACTTGTCTCTGCGGACCAGCATCGGACTGTGGACGGCTTTCCTGTGCATTTTGCTGGTAGCCACGGATGCAAGCTCGCTGGTCTGCTACATCACCCGCTTCACAGAGGAGGCCTTCGCAGCCCTCATCTGCATAATCTTCATCTACGAGGCTCTGGAGAAGCTCTTTCACCTCGGAGAATATTACCCCGTCAACATGCACAACAATTTAGACAATCTGACTTTTTACTC GTGTCAGTGCTCTCCACCAGCCAATGCATCCGATCAGCTCTTGCAGCAATGGAACCGAACAGGGTACAACAGCTCAGACTCTATACCATGGAGCAACCTCAATGTTTCG ATGTGTAAATTGCTTGATGGGGAGTTTGTGGGTCCTGCCTGTGGTCACCATGGTCCTTACATCCCAGATGTTCTTTTCTGGTCCATTATCCTCTTTTTCACCACCTTCTTTTTATCGTCATTCCTCAAGCAGTTCAAGACAGAGACATACTTCCCCACAAAg GTGCGTTCCACCATCAGTGATTTTGCCGTGTTTTTAACCATAATGATTATGGTGCTTGTGGATTATCTGATGGGGATTCCGAGTCCTAAACTGCATGTCCCGGATCGCTTTGAG CCAACATCAAAGCACAGAGGCTGGCTGATGGATCCATTAGGAGAAAACCCCTGGTGGACGCTGCTGGTGGCAGCGGTTCCTGCTTTACTCTGCACAATCCTCATCTTTATGGACCAGCAGATCACTGCAGTCATCATCAACCGCAAGGAGCACAAGCTGAAG AAAGGATGTGGTTATCACCTGGATCTCCTTATAGTAGCAATAATGCTGGGGGTGTGCTCCATTATGGGCTTGCCATGGTTCGTGGCTGCGACCGTCTTGTCCATCTCCCATGTGAACAGCCTGAAGGTGGAGTCCGGCTGCTCGGCGCCGGGAGAACAGCCCAAGTTTCTGGGCATTCGGGAGCAGCGGGTCACAGGATTCATGATTTTTACCCTCATGGGCTGCTCTGTTTTCATGACCTCGGTGCTGAAG TTCATTCCCATGCCTGTTCTGTATGGAGTTTTTCTCTACATGGGTGTTTCTTCCCTCAAAGGCATTCAG TTCTTTGACAGAATCAAATTGTTTGGCATGCCTGCAAAGCACCAGCCCGATCTGATCTACCTGCGCTACGTGCCGCTCTGGAAGGTTCATGTGTTCACGCTAGTGCAGCTCACCTGTTTGGTGTTGCTATGGGTCATAAAAGCCTCTGCAGCAGCTGTCGTGTTTCCCATGATG GTTTTGGCTCTTGTGTTTATTCGAAAGCTTCTGGACCTTTTGTTTACTAATAGAGAGTTGAGTTGGCTCGATGACCTGATGCCAGAAAGCAAGAAGAAGACAGAGgatgacaagaaaaagaaagcacaagaaAAGCTG GAGGAAGAATCTCGactggaagaggaagaagaagaagagcggAAGATGAAGGTTCGCTTTGAAGGCTCAAACCGGCTGAACATCCCAGTGAACGCGTTCTCAGGAAG CCAAGAGAAGGTGGCCTGTGTAAGAGTTGATGTCAGCCCAGATTCACCAGGAGAGGGCTCCACTACAGAAACCTTCTTGTGA